A genomic segment from Demequina lutea encodes:
- a CDS encoding GGDEF domain-containing protein: MLAKPDSVAVVLPVAAVLAIVLVLPTRHWSAPALAGLVGAAIAGAFIAVMWFVVARRQTLPPWSLHVRIGMGNVLVTVVVAIAATAHVNMANLYLLTSTFAILMFPVRAVVAHVAIGGACYAAVLVFGPATVEPPVVAWLAVFGTVAVVGAVVMGLVSVLRLAATVDPLTGLANRRAWDDRLDEEMERSRRTGTPVTVVLVDLDGFKAVNDRDGHAAGDHLLQTIAHAWQKQVRDGGDFLARIGGDEFAVLAPGTDEVGIRRLMKRFEEVTPAGVSFSSGEATWDRTERAPHLLRRADLAMYETKRLKRPRDGRGLTA; the protein is encoded by the coding sequence GTGTTGGCCAAACCCGACTCCGTCGCCGTTGTGCTCCCCGTGGCGGCAGTACTGGCCATCGTCCTGGTGCTCCCCACGCGTCACTGGTCGGCCCCTGCGCTCGCCGGCCTGGTGGGCGCGGCAATCGCGGGTGCCTTCATTGCCGTGATGTGGTTCGTGGTGGCGCGGCGGCAAACGCTCCCTCCGTGGAGCCTGCACGTTCGCATCGGGATGGGCAACGTGTTGGTGACTGTGGTCGTGGCAATCGCGGCGACCGCGCACGTGAACATGGCCAACCTCTACCTGTTGACCTCGACCTTCGCCATCCTGATGTTTCCCGTCCGCGCCGTCGTCGCCCACGTGGCGATCGGTGGCGCCTGCTATGCGGCGGTGCTCGTCTTCGGGCCGGCGACAGTCGAGCCACCGGTGGTTGCGTGGCTGGCGGTCTTCGGCACCGTTGCCGTGGTCGGCGCGGTCGTCATGGGGCTCGTGAGCGTGCTGCGGCTGGCCGCCACCGTGGACCCGCTCACCGGGCTGGCCAACCGGCGCGCCTGGGACGATCGTCTCGACGAGGAAATGGAACGGTCCCGACGGACCGGCACGCCAGTCACCGTCGTACTGGTCGACCTCGACGGGTTCAAGGCCGTCAACGATCGCGACGGGCATGCCGCCGGAGACCACCTACTCCAGACCATCGCCCATGCGTGGCAGAAGCAGGTTCGTGACGGGGGAGACTTCCTCGCCCGAATCGGCGGTGACGAGTTTGCCGTACTCGCTCCCGGCACGGACGAGGTGGGGATACGTCGCCTGATGAAACGCTTCGAGGAGGTCACCCCGGCCGGGGTTTCCTTCTCCTCCGGCGAGGCCACCTGGGACCGGACCGAACGAGCCCCCCACCTGCTCCGGCGAGCCGACCTGGCCATGTACGAGACGAAGAGGCTCAAGCGCCCACGCGATGGTCGGGGCCTCACCGCCTGA
- a CDS encoding GntR family transcriptional regulator — translation MKTNQSGPATSTAFEAEAMRPLPLHQQVNDALRRSIISGDLALGGRLPSERVLAREFGVSRVTVRQALKDLEQEGLVEAGDGLRWVARPAPALASVEEGVTGLVSFSELGAMRELTVRAKVLFCETRPSSLDEAEAIRIAPGASVHELVRLRYLEDVPVVVDHSVIPATVAPSLNDVDFTTASLYQTLASRYGCTVTRAEYALEARTADPQHAELLGLQPGEPVLEAWQTTFDGQGRVIQLCRLVYRGDRYRFRTLLEVGRISTELSRRTPAESAALGDNLASLLRRRS, via the coding sequence ATGAAAACGAACCAGTCGGGACCCGCCACCTCCACGGCTTTCGAAGCCGAAGCGATGCGGCCCTTGCCGCTGCATCAACAGGTCAACGATGCGCTACGGCGTTCGATAATTAGCGGCGACTTAGCCCTGGGTGGGCGCTTGCCGTCGGAACGGGTACTGGCCAGGGAGTTTGGGGTAAGCCGGGTGACTGTGCGCCAAGCGCTGAAGGACCTTGAGCAAGAGGGACTGGTGGAAGCAGGCGACGGCTTGCGGTGGGTGGCACGACCGGCCCCCGCGCTAGCGTCCGTCGAAGAAGGCGTGACTGGGCTTGTCAGTTTCTCCGAATTAGGCGCGATGCGTGAACTTACCGTCCGCGCAAAGGTGCTCTTTTGCGAAACTCGACCGTCATCGCTCGATGAGGCCGAGGCCATCCGTATAGCACCGGGGGCAAGCGTCCACGAGCTTGTCCGGTTGCGCTACCTTGAAGACGTGCCTGTCGTCGTCGACCACAGCGTGATACCAGCCACGGTCGCGCCGAGTCTCAATGATGTCGATTTCACGACGGCTTCGCTATATCAGACCCTTGCATCTCGTTATGGCTGCACGGTCACGCGAGCCGAATATGCTTTGGAAGCCCGCACCGCCGACCCCCAACATGCTGAGTTGCTTGGCCTCCAGCCGGGTGAACCAGTCCTCGAAGCATGGCAGACGACATTCGACGGCCAAGGTCGAGTCATTCAGCTGTGCAGGCTTGTCTACCGCGGCGACCGCTACCGGTTCAGAACTTTGCTGGAAGTTGGCCGAATTTCGACTGAACTGTCACGGCGAACTCCCGCTGAATCAGCGGCACTAGGCGACAACCTGGCTAGTCTGCTGCGACGCCGCTCATGA
- a CDS encoding ROK family protein produces MTVAVAAVDLGGTRLRAAVVDSHGNILRRAEALTAHDLATPEQIPSLIREVVAGDNITRAVIGLPGRIDRARRRLGFARNLPIEWLAYLNEEWLSSETGLDVSLGGDAELAAVGEAYFGAGVTEGDTAYLTFSTGVGAAALSGGRLLATHRTGFQIGLIPQIPMPGKLIDTLVSGRQIEAFFRTGGYGAPSVQALLHLVDQGDVGADQLWESIVRHASWVAVLMCHVVCPDVLVVGGGLSNAGWRLLSPMDDALRHFGPQELEHPIRLTTCARGDDAALAGAAAWHVATTASEGTLNDER; encoded by the coding sequence GTGACAGTTGCAGTCGCAGCTGTCGACCTCGGCGGCACGCGTTTGCGTGCCGCCGTGGTCGACTCGCACGGAAATATCCTTCGCAGGGCAGAGGCACTTACGGCGCATGACTTGGCCACACCTGAGCAAATACCCTCGCTCATCCGCGAAGTTGTGGCTGGAGACAATATCACTCGAGCGGTCATCGGCTTGCCTGGACGAATCGACCGTGCGCGTAGGCGGCTGGGCTTTGCCCGTAATCTGCCGATCGAGTGGCTCGCCTACCTCAACGAGGAATGGCTCAGTTCAGAGACGGGGCTCGACGTTTCACTCGGTGGCGATGCCGAGCTGGCCGCTGTCGGCGAAGCGTATTTCGGCGCAGGAGTTACCGAAGGCGACACGGCTTACCTGACGTTCTCGACGGGCGTGGGCGCTGCTGCGCTCTCCGGAGGTCGCCTGCTCGCGACCCATCGCACCGGATTCCAGATTGGGTTGATCCCACAGATCCCTATGCCTGGCAAACTCATTGACACCCTCGTGTCCGGGCGCCAGATCGAGGCGTTCTTTCGCACTGGTGGTTACGGTGCCCCAAGCGTGCAGGCGCTGTTACATCTAGTAGACCAAGGAGATGTGGGAGCTGACCAGCTCTGGGAGAGCATCGTCCGACACGCTAGTTGGGTAGCAGTGCTGATGTGTCATGTCGTCTGTCCGGATGTCCTTGTCGTTGGCGGCGGTCTATCGAACGCAGGCTGGCGGCTGCTGAGCCCCATGGACGACGCGCTTCGGCATTTCGGACCCCAAGAACTCGAGCACCCCATTCGACTCACCACATGCGCGCGCGGAGACGATGCTGCTCTCGCCGGTGCCGCAGCTTGGCATGTGGCTACAACCGCTTCCGAAGGAACACTTAATGATGAACGTTGA
- a CDS encoding nucleotidyltransferase domain-containing protein translates to MTPTLEGEILPVLARVESSLTVGQIRSLLPHRSDEGIRKALHRLSAQGIVNSENVGDVVGHRLNRRHLAAPQVVAIARLRDTLIERMQESLKVWPTPPRWAALFGSAARGEMRVDSDIDLFMVDPGVDAELWEMWTSAFAVDVSAWTGNDLRILSLTEEEVRQGAAKRDPIIESLLADALVVSGPTDWLRRTVRSARR, encoded by the coding sequence GTGACTCCGACACTAGAAGGGGAGATCCTTCCAGTGCTCGCTCGAGTCGAGTCGAGCCTTACCGTTGGCCAGATACGGTCACTGCTTCCGCATCGCTCGGATGAGGGGATCAGGAAGGCGCTGCATCGACTGAGCGCGCAGGGCATCGTGAACTCAGAGAACGTGGGTGACGTCGTCGGCCACAGGTTGAATCGACGCCATCTTGCAGCACCGCAGGTGGTCGCGATCGCGCGTCTGCGCGACACGCTGATCGAACGCATGCAAGAGAGCCTCAAGGTCTGGCCGACACCGCCGCGGTGGGCTGCATTGTTTGGTTCGGCCGCCCGTGGTGAGATGCGCGTGGATTCCGACATCGACCTGTTCATGGTCGATCCCGGGGTCGATGCTGAACTGTGGGAGATGTGGACCAGCGCATTCGCAGTCGACGTGTCCGCCTGGACAGGGAACGACCTGCGCATACTCAGCCTCACAGAAGAAGAGGTGCGACAAGGCGCTGCCAAGAGAGACCCGATCATCGAGTCGCTGCTCGCTGACGCGCTCGTGGTGTCAGGGCCGACGGATTGGCTGCGTCGTACGGTGAGGAGTGCTCGACGATGA
- the mobF gene encoding MobF family relaxase yields the protein MTASVNVLHAGDGYRYLTQQTASADVVREKGQGLVNYYAESGNPPGRWLGSGAAELGLEGVVEESAMAALYGECRHPDADRIEAELIAGGASPEEAMRATQLGRAVQVFKNEPDDYDRFIDRAFGAFEATNRRVPRRGEEQFEVKFEATRQYMVMRDGEPEVSDSAVRLFLAERGSKNRQPVSGYDVTFTPAKSVSVVWALGDEHTQASVERVHQEAVNEAIGFLEKHVAVGRQGAHSVAQVDLKGLTVAAFDHATSRTGDPNLHTHAVIANRGVTHDGKWLALDGRVLYQYIVAASETYNNSVMAGLNRELGLATYARYTRRNAQPVWEVQGIDQGLAEEFSSRREAIDRELGSLVEEYKRKHGHAPTAATQRRLAQEATLITRPEKDGSKTLTQERTQWRRRAAAYFGGEGEMQLDVSLLPRVGRPDVVLSDEVRSHLARVTVARLEDKRTRWTYAHVHGESLRQVQQFFAPTEVAAKARRELFKDLEHVTIDRLRDRAGEAGLVAATAYGHDCVHLNAPELIERPAALRRQNGEVVMRSHHEEWVTSQSLYSKEQGLLAAGTRYSGPVIDPENASLVGNLSKHPLMPSQEAAARRFLGSGLTFDAAVGPAGTGKTTTMKAFVEGAKMGGARVVALSPTLAAASVLGDEIDAKAESIQMFIAHHQHKGNVGDLAIGPDTFILIDEVGMASTPHLAEVLAIADRHGASVRGIGDPEQLGSPGAGGFLRYFHEKLGAAQLHEVMRFESSLERDATLAIRAGNPDAALHYIEHNRLHAGTHPEMLDELYQDWRKDNAAGLNSVMIARSNDDVRMLAGRAQADLVDQGRVVMTGIRLDASGDGETVNYVGIGDDIVTREVNRKLVDSEGHVVTNGATWRVTGARQDGSLDVIRDSSGANITLPAEYVSRHVDLAYSSTIMRVQGRTVDVSRSLWDDSLARQDAYVAASRGRHENHIYAVTERTVDIDPEHPAGTPVSAREVMATVIGRDGAEITASATLEEAYKRADSLREWLVEYEYAQKEFAPPVDHQRVRNVLQDAFGEHSIYVKDDTEMWSRVARHVDAHQRASGDVAATLRRRVPLHELAADPSPGRLVLERLGEVGPGRRTADPELNTYLAAVEERIKTKLAGPVDDLDVPRGRDVDAIRKAWSAPLAAEPARAPSSESQAAAQRTRERTERLKAIKVPDGAADPVTQKERQRRVDQLTGPKAPISGVIDPLRAIKTAADLAEEEKRRGGRSL from the coding sequence ATGACGGCCTCTGTGAACGTGCTGCATGCGGGGGATGGGTATAGGTACCTGACTCAGCAAACGGCGTCTGCTGATGTGGTGCGTGAGAAGGGTCAGGGGCTCGTCAACTACTATGCGGAGTCGGGTAACCCTCCTGGGCGTTGGCTTGGTTCGGGGGCGGCCGAGTTGGGCCTTGAGGGTGTTGTGGAAGAGTCCGCAATGGCCGCTTTGTACGGTGAGTGTCGCCACCCCGATGCGGATCGGATTGAGGCTGAGCTGATTGCTGGTGGTGCGTCGCCTGAGGAGGCGATGAGGGCGACCCAACTGGGTCGGGCGGTCCAGGTGTTTAAGAATGAGCCGGATGATTACGACCGATTCATTGACCGCGCTTTTGGCGCCTTTGAGGCTACGAATCGGCGTGTGCCGCGCCGTGGTGAAGAGCAGTTTGAGGTGAAGTTTGAGGCCACACGTCAGTACATGGTGATGCGCGATGGCGAGCCCGAAGTGTCCGATTCGGCGGTGAGGTTGTTCCTTGCTGAGAGGGGATCTAAGAACCGGCAGCCGGTGTCTGGGTATGACGTGACGTTCACGCCGGCGAAGTCGGTGAGTGTGGTGTGGGCGCTCGGGGATGAGCACACGCAGGCGAGCGTGGAGCGGGTTCACCAGGAGGCCGTCAATGAGGCGATCGGGTTTCTTGAGAAGCATGTTGCGGTCGGCCGGCAAGGCGCGCACTCAGTGGCGCAGGTCGACCTCAAGGGTTTGACGGTCGCGGCGTTTGACCATGCGACGTCGCGTACTGGGGATCCGAACTTGCACACTCACGCGGTGATCGCCAACCGTGGAGTGACCCATGACGGTAAGTGGTTGGCGTTGGACGGGCGGGTGTTGTACCAGTACATCGTGGCCGCATCTGAGACGTACAACAACTCGGTCATGGCTGGCCTGAATCGGGAACTTGGGCTTGCCACGTATGCGCGCTACACGCGCCGTAACGCCCAGCCGGTGTGGGAGGTTCAGGGCATTGACCAGGGTCTGGCAGAAGAGTTCTCGTCACGGCGCGAAGCGATCGACCGGGAGTTGGGCAGCCTGGTCGAGGAGTACAAACGCAAGCATGGCCACGCGCCCACGGCCGCAACACAGCGTCGTTTGGCGCAGGAGGCGACGCTGATTACCCGTCCTGAGAAGGATGGTTCGAAGACGCTCACGCAGGAGCGCACCCAGTGGCGTCGACGTGCGGCCGCGTACTTCGGTGGCGAGGGTGAGATGCAGTTGGACGTGAGCCTGCTGCCACGTGTGGGACGCCCTGACGTGGTGTTGAGCGATGAGGTTCGTAGCCACCTCGCGAGGGTCACGGTGGCCCGCCTCGAGGACAAGCGCACCAGGTGGACGTACGCCCACGTGCACGGCGAATCGTTGCGCCAGGTGCAACAGTTCTTCGCACCAACAGAGGTGGCGGCGAAGGCGCGGCGTGAACTGTTCAAGGATCTCGAGCATGTGACGATCGATAGGCTGCGTGATCGTGCAGGCGAGGCAGGCTTGGTCGCCGCGACTGCGTACGGCCACGACTGCGTTCACCTCAATGCACCGGAACTCATCGAACGGCCCGCCGCGCTACGGCGTCAAAACGGCGAAGTCGTGATGCGGTCGCACCACGAGGAATGGGTCACGTCACAAAGCCTGTACTCGAAGGAGCAGGGTTTGTTGGCCGCCGGCACTCGCTACAGTGGGCCGGTCATTGACCCCGAAAACGCGTCGCTCGTGGGCAACCTCAGTAAGCATCCTTTGATGCCATCCCAGGAAGCGGCTGCGCGGCGCTTTTTGGGCTCGGGTCTCACGTTCGACGCCGCGGTGGGCCCTGCCGGTACGGGCAAGACCACGACGATGAAAGCGTTCGTCGAAGGCGCGAAGATGGGCGGCGCCCGGGTCGTGGCACTGTCGCCCACTTTGGCGGCCGCCAGCGTGCTTGGCGACGAGATTGACGCCAAGGCCGAGTCGATCCAAATGTTTATCGCGCATCACCAACACAAGGGCAATGTGGGTGACCTGGCGATCGGACCCGACACCTTCATCCTCATCGATGAGGTCGGTATGGCGTCGACGCCTCACTTGGCTGAGGTGTTGGCGATCGCGGACCGCCACGGTGCGAGCGTGCGCGGCATTGGGGATCCCGAGCAGCTTGGTTCGCCGGGTGCCGGTGGGTTCCTTCGCTACTTCCACGAGAAGTTGGGTGCCGCGCAGTTGCACGAGGTGATGCGTTTCGAGAGTTCTCTCGAGCGGGATGCGACCCTTGCGATCCGTGCGGGCAACCCCGACGCTGCACTGCACTACATCGAGCACAACCGCCTCCACGCTGGCACTCACCCCGAGATGTTGGACGAGTTGTATCAGGACTGGCGTAAGGACAATGCGGCAGGATTGAACTCGGTGATGATCGCCCGGTCCAACGACGACGTGCGCATGTTGGCCGGCCGGGCACAAGCGGACCTGGTCGACCAGGGTCGCGTCGTCATGACGGGGATCCGCCTGGATGCCAGTGGCGACGGCGAGACCGTCAACTATGTGGGCATCGGTGACGACATTGTGACCCGCGAAGTCAACCGCAAGCTCGTCGACTCTGAGGGTCACGTCGTGACCAACGGCGCCACCTGGCGTGTGACAGGCGCCCGCCAGGACGGCTCTCTTGACGTGATCCGGGACAGTTCGGGGGCGAACATCACCCTGCCAGCGGAGTACGTGTCGCGACACGTTGACCTGGCGTACTCGTCAACGATCATGCGGGTGCAAGGCCGCACCGTCGACGTCTCCCGCTCCCTCTGGGACGACTCCCTAGCGCGACAAGACGCCTACGTCGCCGCCTCCCGTGGTCGCCACGAAAACCACATCTACGCGGTCACGGAGCGAACGGTCGATATCGACCCGGAGCACCCCGCGGGCACACCGGTGTCCGCCCGTGAAGTCATGGCCACCGTCATCGGCCGCGACGGTGCGGAAATCACCGCATCGGCCACGCTCGAGGAGGCGTACAAGCGCGCCGACTCGCTACGCGAATGGCTCGTCGAGTACGAGTACGCGCAGAAGGAGTTCGCGCCGCCGGTCGACCATCAGCGGGTCCGTAATGTTCTGCAGGATGCTTTTGGTGAACACTCCATTTACGTCAAGGACGACACCGAAATGTGGTCGCGTGTGGCACGCCACGTGGACGCCCACCAGCGCGCCTCTGGTGACGTCGCCGCGACCTTGCGCCGGCGTGTGCCATTGCATGAACTGGCCGCCGATCCCTCGCCTGGGCGCCTCGTGCTCGAGCGTCTTGGTGAGGTAGGCCCCGGACGGCGCACAGCGGATCCTGAGCTGAACACGTATCTCGCGGCCGTGGAAGAGCGCATCAAGACCAAACTCGCCGGCCCTGTCGATGACCTTGACGTGCCCCGTGGGCGTGATGTCGACGCCATCAGGAAGGCGTGGAGCGCCCCCTTGGCCGCCGAGCCCGCCCGGGCGCCATCCAGCGAGTCTCAGGCCGCCGCACAACGCACCCGTGAGCGCACGGAACGACTCAAGGCCATTAAGGTTCCCGACGGCGCGGCCGACCCGGTTACGCAGAAGGAACGCCAGCGACGTGTCGATCAACTCACAGGCCCCAAAGCCCCAATCTCCGGCGTGATCGACCCGCTACGTGCAATCAAGACCGCCGCAGATCTCGCCGAGGAAGAGAAACGGCGCGGAGGCCGCTCACTGTAA
- a CDS encoding recombinase family protein: MALIGYARVSTSDQELQPQLDALAAAGVDRVFAEHVSSTSTHRPQLAAALDYMQNRVGDVLVVVAIDRLSRSLIEFATLMERFDKEGLAFRSLTQPFDTSTPEGRMVTHLFAMFAQMERETISRRTRAGLESARAQGRVGGRPFVVTPDLLESVLHLKTLKKTHAEIAKALRISERSVSRAVAELRRAGSLS, from the coding sequence ATGGCATTGATCGGTTACGCCCGTGTCTCGACCAGCGACCAAGAGCTACAGCCGCAGCTTGACGCTCTCGCGGCCGCCGGCGTCGACCGCGTCTTCGCCGAGCACGTGTCGTCGACGTCCACGCATCGGCCTCAGTTGGCCGCGGCGCTGGACTACATGCAGAACCGTGTTGGTGACGTCTTGGTGGTCGTGGCCATTGATCGGCTCTCGCGATCGCTGATCGAGTTCGCGACCCTGATGGAGCGCTTCGACAAGGAGGGCCTTGCGTTCCGCTCTCTCACGCAGCCGTTCGACACGTCGACGCCTGAGGGTCGCATGGTGACTCACCTCTTCGCGATGTTCGCCCAGATGGAGCGCGAAACCATCTCACGACGCACGCGTGCCGGCCTCGAGTCCGCTCGAGCACAGGGCCGCGTGGGCGGCCGCCCGTTCGTCGTCACACCCGATCTCCTCGAGTCCGTACTTCACCTCAAGACCCTCAAGAAGACTCACGCCGAGATCGCCAAGGCCCTACGCATTTCCGAGCGTTCCGTTTCTCGTGCTGTTGCAGAACTTCGTCGTGCAGGCTCACTCTCGTAG
- a CDS encoding ATP-binding cassette domain-containing protein, producing the protein MMPGTQHRIPVLELRGVTKRYGAVQALADVGLAINASDVVALVGDNGAGKSTLVKIISGAGTADSGVIEFKGNLVQLRGPGDAAKLGIATVYQDLALCDNLDVVANLFLGQEATGYIALDEVEMERRTHELLAQMSVQIPEPRTAVASLSGGQRQSVAIARALLGEPSLIILDEPTAALGVAQTAQVLDLIERVRSRGHAVLLISHNLADVFAVADRVVVLRLGRNAGDFEVDKVTQEEVVAAITGASDNVVARRAARNGSQRETSIGESIQ; encoded by the coding sequence ATGATGCCGGGAACTCAGCACCGAATTCCTGTATTGGAGTTGCGGGGTGTCACTAAGCGCTACGGTGCCGTGCAGGCGCTGGCAGATGTCGGGCTTGCCATTAACGCATCCGACGTTGTAGCACTGGTAGGTGACAACGGCGCAGGTAAATCGACGCTCGTCAAGATTATTTCAGGTGCCGGAACCGCCGACTCGGGTGTGATCGAGTTCAAGGGGAACTTGGTGCAGTTAAGAGGGCCAGGGGACGCCGCCAAACTCGGTATCGCGACCGTGTATCAAGACTTGGCGCTATGCGACAACCTCGATGTTGTCGCGAACCTGTTCCTCGGGCAAGAGGCAACGGGCTACATAGCGCTCGATGAAGTCGAGATGGAGCGTCGCACACACGAACTGCTTGCCCAAATGTCTGTGCAAATACCGGAGCCGCGCACCGCAGTCGCTTCGCTCTCCGGGGGCCAGCGGCAATCGGTTGCCATTGCGCGCGCTCTACTCGGCGAACCAAGTCTGATCATTCTCGATGAACCGACCGCGGCCTTGGGCGTGGCGCAGACCGCCCAGGTGCTTGACTTAATCGAACGCGTCCGAAGCCGCGGTCATGCCGTCTTATTAATCAGCCACAATCTCGCTGACGTCTTTGCAGTCGCCGATCGAGTGGTGGTGTTGCGGCTCGGGCGCAACGCCGGCGACTTTGAAGTTGACAAAGTGACACAAGAGGAAGTTGTTGCGGCGATAACCGGGGCCTCGGATAACGTCGTCGCCCGCCGAGCAGCACGGAACGGCAGCCAGCGGGAAACCTCGATCGGGGAGTCAATCCAGTGA
- a CDS encoding sugar ABC transporter permease, producing MGLIIIAAVFQSANGQFLSAQNLSNLAVQIASTGVMAIGVVLVLLLGEIDLSVGSVSGLTAAAMVILNVQLGWPAAIAIAAAVAFGAVIGLVHGLIFAKAGVPAFILTLAGLIGWQGLQLFILGNHGTINIPYQGGIASLANTFYPPAVGYALGAVVVATHLLSTIKQRQRRREAGLRTQPLLQLLVRAALLLVLLVGVTAVLGKWRGVPLSLLIFGGLVVITDLVLRRTRFGRRIFAVGGNIEAARRAGINVARVRISVFVLCSAFAAVGGLLAASRLFAVNQQSGSGDVLLNAIAAAVIGGTSLFGGRGSTYSALLGMLVIGAVSNGMDLLNQVSSVKFMITGAVLLAAVVIDSLSRRNRNASGRA from the coding sequence GTGGGGCTGATCATTATCGCCGCCGTCTTTCAGAGCGCGAACGGGCAGTTCCTATCGGCTCAAAACCTGTCCAACCTTGCGGTGCAGATCGCCTCCACAGGCGTCATGGCAATCGGCGTCGTGTTGGTCTTGTTGCTCGGCGAGATCGACTTATCCGTCGGTTCGGTTAGCGGACTAACCGCAGCGGCAATGGTCATCTTGAACGTGCAGCTTGGTTGGCCGGCAGCCATTGCTATTGCCGCTGCAGTCGCATTCGGCGCGGTCATCGGCCTGGTGCACGGCCTCATCTTCGCCAAGGCTGGCGTACCGGCTTTTATACTTACTCTTGCAGGGCTAATCGGTTGGCAAGGCTTGCAGTTGTTTATTTTAGGCAACCACGGCACGATCAACATTCCCTATCAGGGTGGAATCGCCAGTCTTGCCAACACGTTTTATCCGCCGGCGGTGGGTTACGCACTTGGCGCAGTCGTTGTCGCGACCCACCTCCTGAGCACGATCAAGCAGCGCCAACGACGACGCGAAGCAGGCTTGCGGACGCAACCGTTGCTTCAGCTACTCGTGCGAGCCGCACTTTTGTTAGTGCTGCTGGTAGGCGTCACCGCGGTATTGGGGAAATGGAGAGGCGTTCCGCTATCCTTGCTGATCTTCGGGGGGCTCGTTGTCATCACGGATCTCGTGCTGCGACGCACGCGCTTTGGCCGACGAATCTTTGCCGTCGGCGGCAACATCGAAGCTGCCCGACGTGCGGGCATCAACGTGGCCCGAGTCCGTATTAGCGTGTTTGTCTTGTGCTCGGCGTTCGCTGCGGTAGGCGGTCTCCTGGCTGCGTCACGGCTATTTGCTGTCAACCAACAATCGGGTAGCGGAGACGTGCTGCTAAACGCGATCGCCGCAGCCGTCATCGGCGGCACGAGCCTCTTCGGCGGCCGCGGGAGCACGTACTCGGCCTTGCTAGGCATGCTCGTCATTGGCGCGGTGTCCAACGGTATGGACTTGCTCAACCAGGTATCATCGGTCAAGTTCATGATTACCGGCGCCGTGCTGCTGGCCGCCGTCGTCATCGATTCGCTGTCGCGCCGCAACAGGAACGCAAGCGGGCGGGCCTAG
- a CDS encoding substrate-binding domain-containing protein, with protein sequence MLRSITKQTLAASVLAVGLAFLAGCSSTSVPNGTSVATGGSATPSVGAAGKVALLLPESKTARYEARDKPTFTNALAAACANCELLYYNADGDANKQLSQAQSALTNGAKVLVIDPVDSTAAASIVAAAKAQNAKVISYDRLVLNADLDYAVKFDNVAQGKVQATALVDKLRADGKASGSIVMINGSSTDANSAPLKQGAHSVLDSSGYEIAAEYDTPDWSPDKAQNEMQQAITKLGAANIVGVYVANDGMASGAIAALKSAGVSPLPPVTGLDAGVDSIQRIIAGDQYQTTYLNVEQEATAAAKLAAAVISGAPVKDLVGQSINNGLKDVPALLLVPTSVTMSNLKAVIIDSGYLTVSSICTGDYLKACTAAGLS encoded by the coding sequence ATGCTTCGTTCCATAACCAAACAGACGCTTGCGGCCAGCGTGCTTGCGGTTGGGCTGGCGTTTCTTGCTGGCTGTTCGAGTACATCTGTGCCGAACGGTACATCTGTGGCGACTGGTGGGTCTGCGACTCCGTCGGTTGGCGCGGCGGGTAAGGTCGCGTTGCTACTTCCCGAGTCGAAAACGGCACGTTATGAGGCGCGTGACAAGCCGACTTTCACCAATGCGCTCGCTGCGGCATGCGCGAACTGTGAGTTGCTCTACTACAACGCGGATGGGGACGCCAACAAGCAGCTTTCCCAGGCGCAGTCTGCGTTGACGAATGGTGCGAAGGTACTGGTTATCGACCCGGTCGACTCCACTGCTGCTGCTTCGATTGTGGCGGCGGCCAAGGCCCAGAACGCCAAGGTGATCAGTTACGACCGACTCGTGCTCAACGCCGACCTTGACTATGCGGTCAAGTTCGACAACGTGGCACAGGGCAAAGTGCAGGCGACGGCCCTCGTCGACAAGTTGCGTGCTGACGGGAAGGCTTCGGGCAGCATCGTGATGATCAACGGCTCTTCAACTGATGCCAACTCGGCGCCTTTGAAGCAAGGCGCACACAGTGTGCTCGACTCGAGCGGTTACGAAATCGCTGCTGAGTACGACACGCCGGATTGGAGTCCCGACAAGGCGCAGAACGAAATGCAACAGGCGATCACGAAGCTCGGAGCAGCGAACATAGTGGGTGTCTATGTCGCGAACGATGGTATGGCCAGCGGGGCGATTGCGGCACTAAAGAGCGCCGGAGTGAGTCCACTGCCGCCGGTAACTGGTCTTGACGCAGGCGTGGATTCGATTCAGCGCATCATCGCCGGAGATCAGTATCAGACGACGTATCTCAACGTCGAGCAAGAAGCGACCGCGGCCGCGAAGCTCGCTGCCGCGGTAATCTCTGGTGCGCCTGTCAAGGATCTGGTTGGGCAGTCCATCAACAATGGACTGAAGGATGTTCCAGCACTGCTGCTCGTGCCGACCTCGGTGACGATGAGCAACCTGAAGGCGGTCATTATTGACAGCGGGTACCTGACCGTAAGCTCCATCTGTACCGGGGATTATCTGAAGGCGTGCACTGCAGCAGGCCTTTCGTGA